The following are encoded in a window of Mustela nigripes isolate SB6536 chromosome 3, MUSNIG.SB6536, whole genome shotgun sequence genomic DNA:
- the TMEM68 gene encoding monoacylglycerol/Diacylglycerol O-acyltransferase isoform X2, with amino-acid sequence MINKNQTCGTGQDSMPYMTCLIHILEEWFGVEQLEDYLNFANYLLWVFTPLILLILPYFTIFLLYLTIIFLHIYKRKNVLKEAYSHNLWDGARKTVATLWDGHAAVWHGYEVHGMEKIPEEGPALIIFYHGAIPIDFYYFMAKIFIHKGRTCRVVADHFVFKIPGFSLLLDVFCALHGPREKCVEILRSGHLLAISPGGVREALISDETYNIIWGNRKGFAQVAIDAKVMRKLRHREMKGWRDRVIQQGRSRAEHTVQDRRQPRLLPSLTAFHTHYSYVYTKYSRRI; translated from the exons atgataaacaaaaatcaaacctgTGGCACAGGACAAGATTCTATGCCCTATATGACTTGTCTGATTCACATACTTGAAGAATGGTTTGGTGTGGAACAGTTGGAGGACTATTTGAATTTTGCAAACTATCTCTTGTGGGTTTTTACACCACTAATACTTTTAATACTTCCTTACTTTACTATCTTTCTTCTCTATCTTACTAttattttcttacacatttatAAGAGGAAGAATGTATTAAAAGAAGCCTATTCTCATAATTTATGGGATGGTGCAAGGAAGACAGTGGCAACTCTCTGGGATGGACATGCGGCGGTTTGGCACG GTTATGAAGTTCATGGGATGGAAAAAATACCAGAAGAAGGACCAGCACTTATCATTTTTTATCATGGAGCTATTCCTATAGATTTTTACTACTTCATGGCTAAAATTTTTATCCACAAAGGCAGAACTTGCCGTGTAGTAGCTGATCACTTTGTCTTTAAAATCCCAG GGTTTAGTTTATTACTTGATGTATTTTGTGCTCTACATGGaccaagagaaaaatgtgttgaAATTCTGAGGAGTGGTCACTTGTTAGCTATTTCACCAGGTGGAGTTCGAGAAGCCCTAATTAGTGATGAAACCTACAACATCATTTGGGGTAATCGTAAAGGCTTCGCTCAGGTTGCAATTGATGCAAAAGTG atgaggaaactcaggcacagagagatgaagggaTGGAGGGATCGGGTCATACAGCAAGGCAGAAGCAGAGCAGAGCACACAGTTCAGGACCGCAGGCAACCGCGGCTGTTGCCATCCCTGACTGCATTTCACA CCCATTATTCCTATGTTTACACAAAATATTCGAGAAGGATTTAG